Proteins found in one Mucilaginibacter gracilis genomic segment:
- a CDS encoding alpha/beta hydrolase — translation MRMILFVVLLLVAGVARAQEKDADTSKAKKAITVPAGFTKQLDVVYTKVGDWDGRMDIYTPPKVSKPTPVIINIHGGGWNHGTKEEQGGFGPFFKAGYAVANIEYRLVQVAKAPGCIEDTRCALIYLIKNAKALNIDIKKIVIMGSSAGGHLALMGGLLENDNRFDTNCPGTERIKVAAIIDKFGITDVWNWGYGLVIHSKSATNWLGTHATDKEFAMTVSPIAYVKKSSPPVFIVHGNADTTVPYQQSVDLHQKLLDTGIKTEFITVDGGKHGNFTPEKTKEINDAILTFLKEVGI, via the coding sequence ATGAGAATGATATTATTTGTTGTTTTGTTATTGGTTGCGGGCGTGGCCAGGGCGCAAGAAAAGGATGCCGATACATCCAAGGCAAAAAAGGCAATTACAGTTCCGGCTGGTTTTACTAAACAGCTGGATGTGGTTTATACAAAAGTTGGCGATTGGGACGGCCGGATGGATATTTACACCCCGCCAAAGGTTAGCAAGCCAACGCCTGTTATTATCAACATACATGGCGGCGGCTGGAACCACGGCACCAAGGAAGAGCAAGGCGGTTTCGGCCCATTTTTTAAGGCAGGTTATGCCGTGGCTAATATAGAATACCGCTTGGTGCAGGTTGCCAAAGCACCCGGCTGCATTGAGGATACCCGCTGCGCTTTAATCTACCTCATTAAAAATGCCAAGGCCCTCAACATCGATATTAAAAAGATTGTGATTATGGGCAGTTCGGCAGGTGGGCATTTAGCTTTGATGGGCGGTTTGTTGGAAAACGACAATCGTTTTGATACCAATTGCCCCGGTACAGAACGTATTAAAGTTGCGGCCATTATAGACAAATTTGGAATTACCGATGTGTGGAACTGGGGTTACGGGCTGGTTATTCACAGTAAATCGGCAACAAACTGGCTTGGCACTCATGCTACTGACAAAGAATTTGCTATGACGGTTTCGCCGATAGCTTATGTAAAAAAGAGCAGTCCGCCGGTGTTTATTGTACATGGCAATGCCGATACCACGGTACCCTACCAACAATCCGTAGACCTGCATCAAAAACTGCTGGACACAGGTATAAAAACCGAGTTTATAACCGTTGACGGTGGTAAGCATGGCAACTTTACACCCGAAAAAACAAAAGAAATAAACGATGCCATACTAACCTTTTTAAAAGAGGTAGGCATTTAA
- a CDS encoding cupin domain-containing protein, with the protein MAQSGLFQIANEIKWETPAEKVKRQVFGYDDKIMLVKAKFETGGIGTLHQHPHSQVTYVESGVFEMQIGDEKRIIKQGDGYYVPPEVIHGCVCIEAGLLIDVFSPLREDFI; encoded by the coding sequence ATGGCGCAAAGCGGTCTGTTCCAGATAGCGAACGAAATTAAATGGGAAACTCCCGCCGAAAAAGTTAAAAGGCAGGTGTTTGGCTACGATGATAAAATTATGCTGGTGAAAGCAAAATTTGAAACTGGTGGCATAGGCACGCTGCATCAGCACCCGCATTCGCAGGTAACTTACGTGGAGAGCGGTGTTTTTGAGATGCAGATAGGCGACGAAAAACGCATCATTAAACAAGGCGATGGCTATTATGTACCCCCCGAAGTGATACACGGTTGCGTTTGCATTGAAGCAGGTTTGTTGATAGATGTATTTAGCCCCTTAAGGGAAGACTTTATTTAA